A part of Anser cygnoides isolate HZ-2024a breed goose chromosome 15, Taihu_goose_T2T_genome, whole genome shotgun sequence genomic DNA contains:
- the NAA60 gene encoding N-alpha-acetyltransferase 60 isoform X2 gives MTEEVPPTALSDVNLRLLCHDDIDTVKQLCGDWFPIEYPDSWYRDITSNKKFFSLAATYRGSIVGMIVAEIKSRTKVHKEDGDILASSFPVDTQVAYILSLGVVKEFRKHGIGSLLLESLKDHISTTAQDHCKAIYLHVLTTNNTAINFYENRDFKQHHYLPYYYSIRGVLKDGFTYVLYINGGHPPWTILYPLPSA, from the exons ATGACAGAGGAGGTGCCTCCGACTGCACTTTCCGACGTAAACCTGCGTCTTCTCTGCCACGATGACATAGACACAGTGAAACAGCTCTGTGGTGACTGGTTCCCAATCGA gtACCCTGACTCATGGTACCGAGATATCACTTCCAACAAGAAGTTCTTTTCCCTCGCAGCCACATACAGAGGCTCCATCGTGGGAATGATAGTAGCAGAGATCAAGAGCAGAACAAAGGTGCATAAAGAG GATGGAGACATCCTAGCTTCCAGTTTTCCTGTGGACACTCAAGTTGCTTACATCCTAAGTCTTGGCGTGGTGAAGGAGTTCAGGAAACATGGAATAG GTTCTCTCTTGCTTGAAAGCTTAAAAGACCATATATCAACAACTGCCCAAGATCACTGCAAAGCCATCTACCTGCACGTCCTTACCACTAACAACACAGCAATAAACTTCTACGAAAACAGAGACTTTAAGCAGCACCACTATCTGCCCTATTACTATTCCATAAGAGGGGTCCTCAAAGATGGCTTCACCTACGTTCTGTACATCAATGGTGGACATCCACCCTGGACAATCTTATATCCTTTACCTTCAGCGTAA
- the NUDT16L1 gene encoding tudor-interacting repair regulator protein isoform X3 produces the protein MAAMGAMAALGALPAGAGALPPLPTLGVPGVPELKPLTRYEAMRLGPGWSHSCHAMLYAPNPGMLFGRIPLRYAVLVMGMVRVPLYTQKDRMGGLPNFLGNSFVGTAKFQLLFALKILNMVPEEKLAEAVAATQKPKKPAIDHAAAAAAKAANELAGPARAGNEFQDSAENQAAAQAAAELAEQPAAAPESQAALEQLAAVPVAEAVAAEQPVQPRADAAAEQAVAEPME, from the exons ATGGCGGCCATGGGCGCGATGGCGGCCCTGGGGGCGCTGCCGGCGGGCGCGGgggcgctgccgccgctgccGACGCTGGGGGTGCCGGGCGTGCCCGAGCTGAAGCCGCTGACGCGCTACGAGGCGATGCGGCTGGGCCCGGGCTGGAGCCACTCGTGCCACGCCATGCTGTACGCGCCCAACCCGGGCATGCTGTTCGGCCGCATCCCGCTGCGCTACGCCGTGCTG GTGATGGGCATGGTTCGTGTCCCCCTCTACACCCAGAAGGACCGCATGGGTGGGCTGCCAAACTTCCTGGGCAACTCCTTTGTTGGAACTGCCAAATTCCAGCTGCTCTTTGCCCTGAAGATCTTGAACATGGTGCCGGAGGAGAAGCTGGCCGAGGCGGTGGCAGCCACGCAGAAGCCGAAGAAGCCGGCGATTGACCAtgcggcagcggcagcagctAAGGCAGCGAATGAGCTGGCGGGGCCTGCTAGAGCAGGCAACGAATTTCAAGATAGTGCCGAGAACCAGGCAGCTGCGCAGGCTGCGGCTGAGCTAGCGGAGCAGCCGGCGGCCGCGCCAGAGAGCCAGGCTGCGTTGGAGCAGCTGGCGGCTGTGCCTGTGGCCGAGGCCGTGGCGGCAGAGCAGCCGGTGCAGCCCAGGGCAGacgctgcagcagagcaggcgGTGGCTGAGCCGATGGAGTGA
- the NUDT16L1 gene encoding tudor-interacting repair regulator protein isoform X1 — MAAMGAMAALGALPAGAGALPPLPTLGVPGVPELKPLTRYEAMRLGPGWSHSCHAMLYAPNPGMLFGRIPLRYAVLMQMRFDGLLGFPGGFVDRRYWSLEDGLNRVLGLGLGCVRLTEADYLCSHLTEGPHRVVAHFYARQLTLEELHTIEISAVHSRDHGLEVMGMVRVPLYTQKDRMGGLPNFLGNSFVGTAKFQLLFALKILNMVPEEKLAEAVAATQKPKKPAIDHAAAAAAKAANELAGPARAGNEFQDSAENQAAAQAAAELAEQPAAAPESQAALEQLAAVPVAEAVAAEQPVQPRADAAAEQAVAEPME; from the exons ATGGCGGCCATGGGCGCGATGGCGGCCCTGGGGGCGCTGCCGGCGGGCGCGGgggcgctgccgccgctgccGACGCTGGGGGTGCCGGGCGTGCCCGAGCTGAAGCCGCTGACGCGCTACGAGGCGATGCGGCTGGGCCCGGGCTGGAGCCACTCGTGCCACGCCATGCTGTACGCGCCCAACCCGGGCATGCTGTTCGGCCGCATCCCGCTGCGCTACGCCGTGCTG ATGCAGATGCGGTTTGACGGACTGCTGGGCTTCCCCGGGGGGTTCGTGGATCGCCGTTACTGGTCCCTGGAGGACGGTCTGAACCGGGTGCTGGGCTTGGGTTTGGGCTGCGTGCGCCTGACGGAGGCTGACTATCTGTGCTCGCACCTGACAGAGGGGCCACATCGCGTGGTGGCACACTTCTACGCCAGGCAGCTGACCCTGGAGGAGCTGCACACCATCGAGATCAGCGCCGTGCACTCCCGAGACCACGGGCTGGAG GTGATGGGCATGGTTCGTGTCCCCCTCTACACCCAGAAGGACCGCATGGGTGGGCTGCCAAACTTCCTGGGCAACTCCTTTGTTGGAACTGCCAAATTCCAGCTGCTCTTTGCCCTGAAGATCTTGAACATGGTGCCGGAGGAGAAGCTGGCCGAGGCGGTGGCAGCCACGCAGAAGCCGAAGAAGCCGGCGATTGACCAtgcggcagcggcagcagctAAGGCAGCGAATGAGCTGGCGGGGCCTGCTAGAGCAGGCAACGAATTTCAAGATAGTGCCGAGAACCAGGCAGCTGCGCAGGCTGCGGCTGAGCTAGCGGAGCAGCCGGCGGCCGCGCCAGAGAGCCAGGCTGCGTTGGAGCAGCTGGCGGCTGTGCCTGTGGCCGAGGCCGTGGCGGCAGAGCAGCCGGTGCAGCCCAGGGCAGacgctgcagcagagcaggcgGTGGCTGAGCCGATGGAGTGA
- the NAA60 gene encoding N-alpha-acetyltransferase 60 isoform X3 has product MIVAEIKSRTKVHKEDGDILASSFPVDTQVAYILSLGVVKEFRKHGIGSLLLESLKDHISTTAQDHCKAIYLHVLTTNNTAINFYENRDFKQHHYLPYYYSIRGVLKDGFTYVLYINGGHPPWTIFDYLQHIGSTLASLSPCSIPQRIYRQAQSLLCSLLPWSGISAKSGIEYSRTM; this is encoded by the exons ATGATAGTAGCAGAGATCAAGAGCAGAACAAAGGTGCATAAAGAG GATGGAGACATCCTAGCTTCCAGTTTTCCTGTGGACACTCAAGTTGCTTACATCCTAAGTCTTGGCGTGGTGAAGGAGTTCAGGAAACATGGAATAG GTTCTCTCTTGCTTGAAAGCTTAAAAGACCATATATCAACAACTGCCCAAGATCACTGCAAAGCCATCTACCTGCACGTCCTTACCACTAACAACACAGCAATAAACTTCTACGAAAACAGAGACTTTAAGCAGCACCACTATCTGCCCTATTACTATTCCATAAGAGGGGTCCTCAAAGATGGCTTCACCTACGTTCTGTACATCAATGGTGGACATCCACCCTGGACAATCTT TGACTACCTACAGCACATTGGATCAACACTAGCCAGTCTGAGCCCGTGCTCAATTCCCCAGAGGATATACCGACAAgcccagagccttctctgcaGCCTTCTGCCGTGGTCTGGCATTTCTGCCAAGAGTGGCATTGAATATAGCCGGACGATGTGA
- the NUDT16L1 gene encoding tudor-interacting repair regulator protein isoform X2 yields MAAMGAMAALGALPAGAGALPPLPTLGVPGVPELKPLTRYEAMRLGPGWSHSCHAMLYAPNPGMLFGRIPLRYAVLMQMRFDGLLGFPGGFVDRRYWSLEDEGPHRVVAHFYARQLTLEELHTIEISAVHSRDHGLEVMGMVRVPLYTQKDRMGGLPNFLGNSFVGTAKFQLLFALKILNMVPEEKLAEAVAATQKPKKPAIDHAAAAAAKAANELAGPARAGNEFQDSAENQAAAQAAAELAEQPAAAPESQAALEQLAAVPVAEAVAAEQPVQPRADAAAEQAVAEPME; encoded by the exons ATGGCGGCCATGGGCGCGATGGCGGCCCTGGGGGCGCTGCCGGCGGGCGCGGgggcgctgccgccgctgccGACGCTGGGGGTGCCGGGCGTGCCCGAGCTGAAGCCGCTGACGCGCTACGAGGCGATGCGGCTGGGCCCGGGCTGGAGCCACTCGTGCCACGCCATGCTGTACGCGCCCAACCCGGGCATGCTGTTCGGCCGCATCCCGCTGCGCTACGCCGTGCTG ATGCAGATGCGGTTTGACGGACTGCTGGGCTTCCCCGGGGGGTTCGTGGATCGCCGTTACTGGTCCCTGGAGGACG AGGGGCCACATCGCGTGGTGGCACACTTCTACGCCAGGCAGCTGACCCTGGAGGAGCTGCACACCATCGAGATCAGCGCCGTGCACTCCCGAGACCACGGGCTGGAG GTGATGGGCATGGTTCGTGTCCCCCTCTACACCCAGAAGGACCGCATGGGTGGGCTGCCAAACTTCCTGGGCAACTCCTTTGTTGGAACTGCCAAATTCCAGCTGCTCTTTGCCCTGAAGATCTTGAACATGGTGCCGGAGGAGAAGCTGGCCGAGGCGGTGGCAGCCACGCAGAAGCCGAAGAAGCCGGCGATTGACCAtgcggcagcggcagcagctAAGGCAGCGAATGAGCTGGCGGGGCCTGCTAGAGCAGGCAACGAATTTCAAGATAGTGCCGAGAACCAGGCAGCTGCGCAGGCTGCGGCTGAGCTAGCGGAGCAGCCGGCGGCCGCGCCAGAGAGCCAGGCTGCGTTGGAGCAGCTGGCGGCTGTGCCTGTGGCCGAGGCCGTGGCGGCAGAGCAGCCGGTGCAGCCCAGGGCAGacgctgcagcagagcaggcgGTGGCTGAGCCGATGGAGTGA
- the NAA60 gene encoding N-alpha-acetyltransferase 60 isoform X1, giving the protein MTEEVPPTALSDVNLRLLCHDDIDTVKQLCGDWFPIEYPDSWYRDITSNKKFFSLAATYRGSIVGMIVAEIKSRTKVHKEDGDILASSFPVDTQVAYILSLGVVKEFRKHGIGSLLLESLKDHISTTAQDHCKAIYLHVLTTNNTAINFYENRDFKQHHYLPYYYSIRGVLKDGFTYVLYINGGHPPWTIFDYLQHIGSTLASLSPCSIPQRIYRQAQSLLCSLLPWSGISAKSGIEYSRTM; this is encoded by the exons ATGACAGAGGAGGTGCCTCCGACTGCACTTTCCGACGTAAACCTGCGTCTTCTCTGCCACGATGACATAGACACAGTGAAACAGCTCTGTGGTGACTGGTTCCCAATCGA gtACCCTGACTCATGGTACCGAGATATCACTTCCAACAAGAAGTTCTTTTCCCTCGCAGCCACATACAGAGGCTCCATCGTGGGAATGATAGTAGCAGAGATCAAGAGCAGAACAAAGGTGCATAAAGAG GATGGAGACATCCTAGCTTCCAGTTTTCCTGTGGACACTCAAGTTGCTTACATCCTAAGTCTTGGCGTGGTGAAGGAGTTCAGGAAACATGGAATAG GTTCTCTCTTGCTTGAAAGCTTAAAAGACCATATATCAACAACTGCCCAAGATCACTGCAAAGCCATCTACCTGCACGTCCTTACCACTAACAACACAGCAATAAACTTCTACGAAAACAGAGACTTTAAGCAGCACCACTATCTGCCCTATTACTATTCCATAAGAGGGGTCCTCAAAGATGGCTTCACCTACGTTCTGTACATCAATGGTGGACATCCACCCTGGACAATCTT TGACTACCTACAGCACATTGGATCAACACTAGCCAGTCTGAGCCCGTGCTCAATTCCCCAGAGGATATACCGACAAgcccagagccttctctgcaGCCTTCTGCCGTGGTCTGGCATTTCTGCCAAGAGTGGCATTGAATATAGCCGGACGATGTGA